One Setaria italica strain Yugu1 chromosome II, Setaria_italica_v2.0, whole genome shotgun sequence DNA segment encodes these proteins:
- the LOC101762092 gene encoding F-box protein At1g47056 yields the protein MGQCPSAPRRRKPPPPPPSPSLALPSPPPPQLLASIAEAAGEDRTADLPEDLLALIFGLLGSRERKRCSLVCRRWLAAEAASRLRLALDARAPLLADSALPRLLARFPAVSKLALKCDRRAESVGDPALALVADRLGPGLRRLKLRSLRAVTDDGVAALAAAAANLRKLSVGSCAFGAKGIEAVLRCCLQLEELSIKRLRGLADSEPIAVSGPRLQSLSLKDLYNGQCFSCLITQSPNLKTLKIIRCSGDWDLVLQDVPKDSILSELHLEKLQVSDRGVAALYGLEVLYLAKAPEVTDVGLAALAAKSPRLRKLHVDGWKANRIGDRGLAAVAQKCASLQELVLIGVNLTYSSLELIAANCPTLERLALCGSDTFGDAEISCVAAKCAALRKLCIKACPVSDVGMDKLAEGCPRLVKVKVKKCRRVTSECAERLRASRNGALAVNFDTPGGAGELQDARSIDESGVLDNAGSDVPPEDLDDRIGPDISSGSSGRPSRWKARMGALMPRSLSVSIFRRQSHGASYTSHES from the coding sequence atgGGCCAGTGCCcctccgccccgcgccgccgcaagcccccgcccccgccgccgtccccgtctctagccctcccctcgccgccgccgccgcagctcctcGCCTCCATCGCCGAGGCCGCCGGGGAGGACCGCACCGCCGACCTCCCCGAGGATCTCCTCGCCCTCATCTTCGGCCTCCTCGGCTCCCGCGAACGCAAGCGCTGCTCCCTCGTCTGCCGCCGCTggctcgccgccgaggccgcctcccgcctccgcctcgcgctCGACGCCAGGGCGCCGCTCCTCGCCGACTCCGCGCTGCCCCGCCTCCTCGCGCGCTTCCCGGCCGTCTCCAAGCTCGCGCTCAAGTGCGACCGCCGCGCCGAGAGCGTCGGCGACCCGGCCCTCGCGCTCGTCGCCGACCGCCTCGGCCCGGGCCTGCGGCGCCTCAAGCTCCGCTCCCTGCGCGCGGTCACAGACGATGGggtcgccgcgctcgccgccgcggccgccaacCTCCGCAAGCTCTCCGTCGGCTCCTGCGCCTTCGGGGCCAAGGGAATCGAGGCTGTTCTCCGCTGCTGCCTACAGCTCGAGGAGCTCTCCATCAAGCGCCTCCGTGGCCTCGCTGACTCGGAGCCTATTGCCGTCTCCGGTCCACGCCTCCAGTCCTTGTCGCTCAAGGATCTCTACAATGGCCAGTGCTTCTCCTGTTTAATCACCCAGTCGCCCAACCTCAAAACCCTCAAGATTATCCGATGCTCCGGCGACTGGGACCTCGTGCTCCAGGACGTCCCAAAGGATTCCATCCTATCCGAGCTCCACCTCGAGAAGCTGCAGGTCAGCGACCGTGGTGTAGCCGCCTTGTATGGGCTTGAGGTCCTCTACCTTGCAAAGGCACCTGAGGTCACGGATGTTGGGTTAGCCGCGCTTGCTGCCAAGTCACCACGTCTCCGCAAGCTGCATGTTGATGGATGGAAGGCGAACAGGATTGGTGACCGTGGACTCGCTGCCGTGGCACAGAAATGTGCCAGCTTGCAGGAATTGGTCCTTATTGGTGTGAATTTGACATATTCCAGTCTTGAATTGATTGCTGCCAACTGTCCCACCCTGGAGCGGCTTGCGCTGTGCGGTTCCGACACATTTGGAGATGCGGAGATATCATGTGTTGCGGCTAAATGTGCTGCCTTGCGTAAGCTGTGCATCAAGGCATGTCCTGTGTCTGATGTGGGGATGGATAAGCTTGCCGAAGGCTGCCCACGCCTCGTCAAGGTTAAGGTGAAGAAATGCCGCCGGGTGACATCTGAGTGTGCTGAGCGTCTCCGGGCTAGCAGGAATGGGGCACTTGCTGTCAATTTTGACACTCCAGGCGGTGCTGGTGAGTTGCAGGATGCTCGGAGCATTGACGAGAGTGGTGTTCTGGACAATGCTGGGAGTGATGTGCCACCAGAGGATTTGGATGATCGGATAGGACCGGACATCTCAAGTGGGAGCAGCGGCAGGCCTTCAAGATGGAAAGCACGGATGGGTGCTTTGATGCCAAGGAGCTTGTCTGTTTCGATATTCCGAAGGCAATCGCATGGAGCCAGCTATACAAGTCATGAGTCATGA